The Mugil cephalus isolate CIBA_MC_2020 chromosome 8, CIBA_Mcephalus_1.1, whole genome shotgun sequence genome segment AAAGAGGGCTGTGCAAATTGTTTTTGTGATCCAACCAGTCTATTATGTCACTGATGAATTTGAGGGAGGCCGTTGCTATGTTGCTTCCTGAAGCCAGATTGATATGGAGAGAGAATATTGTTAGTATGGAGGAATTCCTTCAGCTGATCATTAACAAGACCTTCAAGGACTATTGACAAAATGGACAACTTGGAGATGGGTCACTAATTATTCAAGCAGGTCTAGATTTTACTGTTGTGCTGTTGTAGATGAAAAATGTGCTGCAAGTGTGTTGTATGGTGCAGAATTTACAAACAAAAACGTAATCCAACAGAATCAAAATGCACTGCTGTCCTCAGGGAGCAAGACACcaaatggaagagagacagagctCTAAATACCACCTCACAGCACACTGGCCAAGTGTACTGAACTACACTAATCAGAGCCCAGGACCTGAGgagagagaggtagagagagacacagggaaaagcagggaaatgacaaaaacatcatgGTTTgaatatttcctttattttcaaCAGCTGTTAGTGataattttaaatattgtattctatatatatatatatatatatatatatatatatatataatatatatatatatatatatatatataatatattatatacacacatatatatatatatatatatattaggctCACTGAAGACCATGGAGACCATGGAGTGATTACAAATacaacatcatttatttatcttctctgACCGATAACTCTTACTTCTATAGACCTAAATGAGTCTCTGAACAAGAAGAGCCAGTGATTCTAGGAAAAAGGGTTGTTGGTGTaatagggaaggaaggaagaaagtgAAAGGCACAGAGGAAAGTGAAACCAGTGTCATCATGTGCAGCATCCTTGTGACGTTGCCATCACTCTCTATAAGAGACGACTGCTTGCTCCTTTACAGGGTCAGTCAAGAGTCCAAACTGAAGAGACTGGAGAGAACCTGTCAACAGCTCCAACTATGAATTCAGCCGTCACCATCTTCCTCACCTGCCTGCTTGTCTTCTGGGCACAAGGTACTGCACAATATGTTTATATAGTGAGTGTACAGTATgggtggatggctgctgccatcaaggagtgtcattgctatgaggtgggggtgcctggtctgatctagatGGGTGCTATATgtctatttacttctcctgtcagtggcttaAATGTTGTGGCCGCCGACTGACTCTACAGAGATCATGCCATCATGacattgtgtctgtttttaccATACAGGTCAACCAGCCATCAGATCAAGTCAATGCAAGTGTTCCAAAAGTTTTGTGGGCAGGATGAGCCAAAAGCTCATCAGGGCTGAGCCGGTCGTACACTACCCAAGTATCTTCTGCCCACGAACAGAGATTATGTGAGTTAATGAGATCAACTGAGTTATGAAAGACTGACTCATCATTTTGTTGCattcttcagctcctctctaACACGCCACTTTCTTCTCTCCTAGTATTACAACGgcagaaaacaaggaaaaatgCGTGAACCCTCTGTCACCCCTTGGACAACtgattttgaaaaacaaatccaagTAAGATCATGATCCAGCTCTGACTACAGCATTCATACTCAGGGTCTCCAACTTCAAGTGCTAGTGTGAATGTTTCCAACTGCTTATTACTGACGGTATCACATGTTGATTCAGGCATGAGAAGAAGGGAGCTGGGAGCACAACGACAGCCTCTGGTCACACGACAACATCCAGCTCCACAAGACTCTACACGACATCCAAGATGTAGGACAGTGAAGATGAAGCAGTGGAGCTGAAACAATGTTGTTGTATTAGAGTCTTGTTCATCACCATAAATACAATAAGAGGGTGTAAGTGATCAAATGCTGTCAGTGGATACTTCCTTGTTTCCACCtatatatgttgtatatatgtatattaagTAAACTActttttacaaataaatgtttctttaaataccaACAATAATTTCACGTTTCCTTTTTATaagagaaatattttaaacCGACTCAAATCAAATACGACCTCTGCTGTAAAACTAGTTTGTAAGTGTATAGGAAAGTTCTAAAaactggttttaaataaacacatcaacacactcaAATGAATTCTTCACGTTTTTAAACTGGTAACAAAGACATACTTTGTTGTTGACATCAAACTGAATGTGAAAACCACTTTAATATACTAATATACTAATATCAAAGTACACATGAACTTTTTAAGCTTGAACACCAACAGTTCAACGTATCTCAGacggaaatgaaatgaatcttAACTGGATATTAAAAGTTTCTCCAGATACTTCTTCTAAATCTCACCCCGTAATACCGTGCCACCTAAAGGTTTGTTGCACCTTTTAgatattgatatttatttatagtatttttcTCATCAGTCTATGCTCAATAACTcacactgacaaaataaaaacatgttaaaagacattttggcacattttaaaatatcaaaatctcaaactttttaaaggtaTTCAGCCCCTTACTTCAGTATTTAGAGGTCCTAATTGGTGAAAAAGCTACACATTTGCCCGCTTGAGTTTATGTCCCAGGCTGTTCCATAACAGTATGCAGAAGACAAATCCATTGTGAGAGCCTAGAAAAACAGAGGATGCTGGTTTGTCTACACACAAGTGAATGATGGCTGGACTGTCTGAGAGCTGTCGAGCTGCTCCACGTCCCCGTATTACAGCCAATTACAGGACACATCtcttccctttgtttttctaCGCAGCACTTTCTTCTTATTATGTATCTTCATATATGACCAATTGTTCcatttgtctttgtattttaaatcaaaaactcAACAACACCTCAATATATACCCATGTCTGAAAGTAAAACTGAACTACCCAAAGATACATGTTACATGTcagaacttttttgtttttaaatgtttctaaatctTAAAGCCTTCTGATTATTTCCAGGTTTACAtgaaagattctcagtgggtcTGGCATAATTCTTAGGCGAAATgattatatacatttatttatttatttatttttaatacagaaCTACAGATTTAGTCCCTTGTGTGAGGTTCTCATTGCTTTTTATTCAGTCATTgataaaacacagcaaaacagcaTATGGGTGATACACAATATCAATATACAGACAGTATATAAATCCTCATTCAATCATTCAGTCCTCAAGTCTTTACAGATTGTGTTCTCAGTAAGACATCATTACCAAGTGATACTTAACGGTGAGACAATAATCCCCTCACGTCACTATGACAGGCACATGGAGTTGGTTGACCTGCAGAAATACTGTATTTGGGATTCTTGTGTCCTGTGTATTTTCCCTGCAGCTCATATACTTTGACACTAATGGTagaatgacacaatgacacaaatgTATAATGTAACAGAcagtttttacagtttaaaagaGAGTATGGACAAAGAGCACAACCTTAATGAGATATAATCACTACTGAATACTTTGCGGTATTTTAATTacaacattaaatatataaaatgtactCATACAATCTGCATTTACATGTATGTGGCTTGAAAAGTGTATAGCACTGGATTCCATACATGTTGAAGCAGTGTCTGCTGGATGCTGTCTTTTATAATAGTCTTCAACATGAATCATGGTGTaagaaattaattaatctgTGTTGACATGCTCTAACAAATATTACAGCATCTTTTCAGGTTAGAGCAAATGGTAAGTCATATCAAGTGACTTTTAAAACTTAAGTCAAACTTAAAGTCTTAAACTCTTGGATCCTTTAAATCTTTAGCAGTGATTAAGAAGCTGGTTTTGGAAATGAGAGCAACACAGTTTCAAACCATTTAATTACTTAACAGTGAGTATTCTGCAGTGACTGAATCTCACTACTGGGTGTTGAGAATTCAGACCATTATAGCATAATTCAAAGTCACTCAGTTAGATTATatatggtcttgcttttatgtagcacttttctacctattggtactcaaagcgcttttacagtcagagacacatccacccatacattcacacaagcacacacacattcacacagcagttgcactgggagcaactgggggttcagtgtcttgctcaaggacacttgggcatATGGCACTTTCTGGGGATCAgaacaacccgctctacctactgagccacaaaaagtgaaaaaagatGACAAACTCTTTTAAGagaagaacttaaaaaaaaaaactgcattcatTCAGAATGTCGTGCTACTTTTGTATTGTAACAGCTGTATATTTCATGTCAGTGGAAAAtggctaaacaaaacaaaaccatatgtagagaaaaataacactgatattaaaaccacaacattattattacacgtgtgcatacacacacacacacacacacagacagaaccaCACAACTGGCAAttaaagaagtgaggaccagacaaaatgtcctcacaacaATGGTGACCATAAACAAGTCCTTCCAAACATAGAATTACACATAAATCCACATCCAATGTGCATCACATTGCATCACAGATCCAGTGCAGTTAAATCAGCTTTAATTCATGAGTAGGTTACAATGAAATGAGCTCAGTTGCAGGATGTCTGTCAGCATCTACAGGCTGAAAAATGATGAGTCAGGCAGTACCTTGGCACACAGTGATATCTGGGCAGCTgacctcctcctgctgtgaaGCATCTCGGGAAGGGGAGTCCTGAGTATCTTATACAGTCCCTGTTGTGGATTGTTGAACCAGCAGCTGCTCCAGTGGACGCAGGAACACCAGCATCACTGTGATGTTATCACTAGAACCAGCTGCTTTTGCGTGACTTACCAAGTGCTGAGCGACTCTTGACCCAACAGCACCCTCTGCCTGTTCGAGTGaagcatctcctcctccttctgagTCACCAGCATGCTGGAGTGCATCCAGAACCAGTTGAGGAACCTCTGAATGCTTGACGGTGTCAAAGAAACCATCACACGCCAGCAACACATAGTCCTCATCTCCCCACAGTGGGGTTGTTGAGCAGTCAGCATCTCCAGATACATAGGGCTTCTGGTCAAAGTCACCTGAAGGAGAGATATGTGTTTACTCTGCAATTATGAATAATGCAGGAACTATGGTTGCACCTATATTTCATTAACTTTCAAAACAGCGTATAcattatatgaaaatataactTTCAATTTTAGTTTAAAGTTAGTTTAATTCATAGCTAGAAAGTACAAACCAGACAAAGACTGGCAGGTGATCCAAGGGTTTAGTGCTTAGCAGTGAAGTGAATCATCCAGGCTGTTTTGTTAATATCCCTTCAGATACGACACTTAAACTGCAtggatttcttttcttacttGGCAATAACTGCTTTCAGTACCACTTTgtcctttaaaacaaaagtatttttaaatctcTACTGCAGTTTTATTGTCAGTTATTTTtgccattaaaaatattttgcaaaaacagacagacacctAGATAAAGTAAACATTAACTTGTACAACTTTCTTCTATCAAAGGGAAAGCTCTGTCTGTTTGACTGGCTCACTGGAGCCGAACCCACAATATCACCAAGTATTATTAACACGAGTGGTCACTACCTTTCTCACTCAGTTGCCCACACGTTGAAACATATGAGTGACATCTGTTGTGCTGTGGACTACACCATAATAAAAgggtgtctctgtgtcagtttgGATTTGGGAGTGCAATAATGGGAggctgctctgcatccatgtCAGTGACAGTATAGTGGCCTCATTTCATATTTGTGGTGGACTTTTGAGTGTCACCCAGCTGAAAGGTGACAGGAGAGagacctatttttctttttgctaccCACTTCCCGTCTAGTTTTCACATTCTTCACTTCTCCCTGAATTAAACATTACCTATTACAAGTATTAAACATATGCAGGTGATTTGGCTGCAGGTGTCAGAAGTACTTGAACTGCCTTACCTATGGCCCTGGACACAGCATAGGTGCCATTAACACGCCAGCAACCCATGAAGGTAAGACAGCCACCGAGATCTTCAATTCTCTGTTTCTCATCCTGGAGAATGGAGGAAAGAAGAGTCAGACCCTCTCATCTGGCCTCCCTAACATCACACATTGTGTTTTAACATGTGCAGTAAgtctacatacacacacatacataacacaaaaataaaacatttgtacagagaaaataaataaaataaaatgaagtgcAGCTTAGTGCAGGTCACAGTGTATGAAATGTTAGGAGTGTGTGACTGATGCTGGTGCTGGTCAAAAAACACCAGGAAGGTGTCCACTTCGTCCTTCTCAGGCTCAAATGTAGAATGTAGGAAGCGTTGTCGTTGCTGCATTGTCTCACTGGACTCTCCACAGTGGTACAATTTGGTTGATGACCTTAAATTTGCAATACACTGACATATTCCACACGAACTGATGTATAGCTGTAACACATCCTAGGAAGCATGTATTTGTTTCTGATGGTCCCAGTTTGGATATAAAACATCCTTTAATTCCGAGAACCaaagagttgtgtgtttgtttgttatgtTATATTCTAACCTCTCTTTCTGGTTTATGGGGGTCCATGAGTGTAACAACTTGTCCTTTTCTGACCAGTATTGCCTGTGAGTCTCCCAGCCAAGCCACGGCCAGCTCCTGACCCTGGATCAGCACCACCACTCCTGTGCTGCCGCTTCGCAGACGCtgtcaacacagacacaaaatcaaTTCCAAAACTCTTCATCAGCCAGTgcatcacagggctaacacagacagacaggcaaacattcattcacacacacatgaccaTTTTGGAATCATCAATTGATCTAATATGCATCTTTGTAGAGGGTCTACTGCATAGCAACGAGGTAACATTGTCATGTGTCTTCTATGGACTATGCCATTGTCATAGCcattctgtgtttgtgtgagagggCAGGGATGGTCTATAAATGCAGAGGGCATGGTGAAGCTGTATCCTGCATTCATGCAAAATTCATTAAAGTCGTACCTTAATGCATGGCTCTGCAGAGGCGTGCCAATGTTTGTACGTTCTTTAGAATACGGAATTATTTAAAagtgtgacaaaaacaaactaatgctTAATTCCTCagattttttgctttgttttcttgctcAGTTGACCACCACTCCACCACtgctctctctccatctcagtCATTGAGCTGGGAAGGATAAGCCAAGTTTGACAAATGCTTCCAAGTATCCCTTTAATTAGACATTACAGCTCAAATGTCGGTAACTATTCCAGCGGCCCTCTCACACTAGTGTACCAGTGCATGCATTCTGTATATCAGCTGAAAACCAACAAGTACAGGATGTTGTGTGGATTCCATGTCAGTACCTCTCTTTTGGCTTTGCGTCTAAACATGTCATCTGTGCGTATGAAAGCAGATTTAAGTGCTGTAGCTGTGTCACTCTGCAGAATCTCCAGTTTACCCAGAGCCACATGGAGATGGGTGGCAGCGTAGGCGGCAGCCTCCACCCCTCCATGGCCGTCAAATACAGCATAGTAGGCACGGTCTGCTCCATCCTGGACATGGTagtgagaaacacagagagaggaacagTATGGAAGTGTCTGACAGTTAGTGCACTGACTAGCATGTGATAAATATGTGAGTGtcatttttgtggaaaaaaatagataGTGTTTAGATGAGCTCAAGATTACATGACATTTAGCACACTTATGAATGATGATGTCCACTATATATAAGTTAAGgcattcatttttactttttaattttaacaagatGAAAGAAGTGACATGCAGTTTTGGGTGAGTTGTTTCTCTTATCACTTGTTTGAGTGATGCAGGCGAGGTGAGCAGTTTTAGAGATCTGACTTTACACCTGATCCCTGGTCTTAAATTTGTCTCAACCTTGACTGGGAATCAGTCAGAAGGGCTGAAATCTCCATGGCATATCATGTAAAGCCTGCCACACCAACTGACCAAGTTTTTCTGTGAGTTTAGTCACAAGTTAGATAGACATGGTATGTTCCACATCTCCTTTCCTTCCCCACATACTGACAGCAACCCATGTGAAGGAAAGAAGTATTCTATGGTGTTGGTTGATATGTTCAGTAAGGGAGATTTCTACAAAACTCAACTAGGGACAATGGACCACACTTGATTCACCAAGTTTTGACAGAAAGGTTTGATTATCTCATTTTTGACTTAAAATTGCACTTTTCTTATGATCCACAGAGTGGCAGTGCAGCTGAGAAAGACAATGTTGCAACAAACTCATAAATGCAGTGAAGAAACCCACTTGAAAACACTCCCTTTAGTGAAACTTACCTTGTCCACTTGCACATATGAATAAAGATAAGGATAAGAGATCTTGCACACCAACAGTTTGACATCGGAAAATTTCCACTAGAAAGATTTTTGGTCTTGACAGTAGTAAAGGTGCCATTGCTTAGACtcagtttgttttcctctgctACTTATCAGGTAGTCTGTAGAAACTCACATACATTTCCCAGCTCCAGTAATTCCAGAACTGGCCCTGTCCTCCTCATGAATCTGTCTCTTGTTGAATGTTCACAGAAAACTATTAAAGAAGGTGTGACAGTGTGCCTAAAGATTCCCTGAGCAAGACAGTGaatgtgagtgtctgtgtgaatTATTGGGTAGATGTGACAGTAAGAGAAGCCAAGGCAAGtaaagctccccctggtgactgaacCGCATATAACACACAAGTTCCAtcccttccatgttagtggaagtatatgtcaaataaatgatttacagGGGCAGTTTCTGTCATGTTAGGTAGCCAATATGATGCTGATGTATGTTCACATGGCCATTCTTCTGacaaattctgttttatttatttattcgacatcaaaaaatatgtacaatccggttgtgacatcatgatgattgacagttacCAATCACATGAAGCTGTCCCATAGAActgagagtaggaaaaaaaatgaagaacaaataagtacagtgtataatccaacattttttgtaactggtggaggaaAAGTAAAGTAGAGTGCCGTATTAATCAAATTCCAACAGTAAGTCTAGACGAAGTGTGGGGTGGGTCATCCACTATGCAGCAACACTCTCAAGCTTTTCTACAGTCTATCGCATCAATAGACAGAAAAGCTCTACAGAGATACAAGATAATTCACCAAGTGGAGTATCCCAAAAAGAATATAGACAGATGATGTACCCCACAACCCCAAATTCTCAAGCCAAGACCTAAGTCTTCTCATTGTTGAGAAGTGAAGagcagtgttttgtgttgtagtGAAAGGCCTGTACCTGGATTCCAAAGAGATGGTTGAACTCTGCTAAGGCCACATGTTtgtcctccatcttcctccttgTGTTCTTGATGGCATGGACAGAGCAGTGGGTGATGCAAGAGGGGGATGGGGGCAGCTTGGGAAGGTTTTGGTGCCAGGCATGAGCTACACCTATCAGCTGGTTGAGGAACAGAAGTTGGACTGCCTCCGACTGCAGTACTGACAGcaagataaaatacaaatgaacatGTAAGTGACTTTTTACACAGTATTCACTGCCACTTTGTTTACCTGTTGGTActgatgttttttctcttatttgttattgtttttgatgtacatatacagtaaatactgtttaattttttttagtattcTAGCATATGCCTAGTACATTTTCAGTTCAGTGTTTAATTGTATCATTGTTCTCAATCTATTGTTACTTGCTGCTGTTACATGATAATTTCCAGTACCACCAAGTCTGCAGTTCATCTCAGCTGCACATAGCTTTCCAAGCCTTTtcattggtttggttttatgtAACATTTACTGGTAAGATTCCAGGGTCAAACCTACCACCTGCTGAGTGACTTTTAGTAGAAagtttgcattttctcctcaTAACTGCAAAAGTTATCCTCAGATGATCTAGTAAGCGAAAAACACGCTAGTTACATTAAACACTGAAGTTGGCCCTCAGTGTGAGAGGGAGCATGAATGGTGGTTTGTCTCTCAATGTCAGCCCTTATTCATGTGGCAACCTACAAGGGGCCGTGCATCAGCGAATACTGGGCTCCTATTCAGACATGGTATTAACATGTGACCTGCATGATAAGATTCCAGATATCCAGCTTGAAGGACCTGTGCTCACATTTTtcgttaaaatgtgtttgcataTGAGTCCGGATTTAGGACTTGAGATTTGATcatggtttcctgttttgtatgaaaataaatacaccacATCATTACTGGATCGCTACCTACCACTGTATCACAACAACGGCGTGCGCCCACAAGAGACCGTGTGCAGATGATTCATATTTTGGATCTCTCAGCTCAGGCTACAACTACAACAATGGAAACTTCCATTGCCAGAGTAATGTTGAAAAAGAATACCAAAAAAAGATACTGTCGCTGTTAAgaaaatactaatactactaaAATCTACATAGCTACTTTATAAACAGACAACCCATACATGAACATGTTTGTTTATGATGTGTTCACTTatttaatttgtgcatttttgttcAGATTTATATACTATTCATTTATCATACTGGCTACTTTCAATTGCATTACACAGGATAGATGTTGGTACTAGGTCTGAAGAGGGCCTTGGGCATTAAATGAATGATCACATTGCTCTGTATCTGCTTGATGTGTAAAGACACATCTGTTTACTGATGTGTCTCAATGTGTTATGTAATGCAACTATACAACTACTAAAGCCACATAAACTTACAGACTTCAGTTTGCTCCTCTTCCTGGTTACCCTCAGCTTCCTGGGGAATTTGGAAGGGTGAAAGGTCCTTCTGCAGCAGCTGGGACACTGCTTCTTGGCACAGGAGGGCACTAAGGCATGCAGGAGAACCCCTGAAGCACACAGATTGCACAGATTGGATGCAGCTGGCAAAGGAATTCAACTTGAATTCAACTGAATGACATTTCTAGGGAAGAGAAGACTGGGCTTAGGAGACAGGAAGTGCAGGGAACAATGGGTTTTCTGCGGACAGgatgtaaagttaaaaaaaaaaaaagcagagtagAGAACACACAAGCCAGTGAGTTACTAGATATTCAAGTTCCTACTAATTTATTTGAACTTGAAGCATGTGTTCAAAACAACATTCAATGTGCAGCCATGGACAATCATTGACACAAAATAATATCTGTCTATCTGCGTGTAGATGTCTACTTTTAGCATAATGTAGGAGTTTATAAGAAACAGCAGTCGGTATAAAAAGTGTGGACACACCtattaaatcaaacacaaaaataatcaacagGATCTCAGTAACGAAATGTACCACTCAGGTTAGGgctaaagaaaataacaagtgATGAGGTATACCATGGGAATGGTGAAGACAGTCAACAAATGGACAGTATATAGCACATCAGTGGCATTATGAATGGTTGGAGTCCCTCCAAACTGctgaggaaacaaacagaaatttGGAAGGGGAGGATGTCAGGATTACTTTTTTGGCAAATACTATTTGCTCCCCACATGTGACCACCTCTCTACATTCTGTCTAGGCTATGAAGGTGGATGGCAAGACGagctttttcttaagaaaaaccAATCCAAGCACAgctaaaatgaacaaaaacattcacacattcacagaatcaagtgaaaatgtttgttcAAATTGTGAGACCAAGATTAATGTATTTACCCAAAACTGTAAAAGGTATATTAGGTGCAAAAACCACCACATCATCAAAAGAACACCTGCACCTTAAAGAAAATCTGTGGCAGGAACTAAAATACACTCAAGTCAAGATGTGCCAAGCCACTAGGCAGCTTTTGGGCCACCAATTATGTTGGAGCATTATGATTCAGATCAGTCACATAAGTCATTATAATCTATAAATGAATTTGGATTTCTGAGAATTCTCAGTCAAGATTTAAAGGCTTTAGAGATCTTCAAAGTAGTGGTTGAAAATATTCACTCTTGCACACCATTTATACAGATCAATTTATATATTCAACCTAGGCAATGTTTGAGGGGATGTGTATGGTATGCGGCAGAAATTTGTTCTTCTTCCATGTTGCAGCTTGTACAGACATGACAAAGGAATTTGTGAAGTGGAAGAGTTGAATATTTCCTTCGTGTGTGACTGTATTGAAACCTTAAAATCTGTGTATGTGATCTGTGGAGGATAGGACGGTGTCCAGGTTGACCTCGTACTAACATGGGTCTAAAGTAATCCAATTCCAAGGGGTGCAGCtaaaagtgtgagtgtgaacatGATCAGGACGCGTCAAGAATGCATTTGAGATCCAAACACTCAGCGCTTGCATTAACATCCCTCCTGGGGAATCCAATCACAAAAGACCTGCTTAtgcatttgagagatctgatccACATTTAGTGGTGGTGGTCTGGCTCGCATCTGTTCACactcctttggtagtgtgaacacacaatgcatCCTCAGTCGCATTCAACTACATTCAAATACTCAATGGGTTGCGCTTGTGTCAGCaaagttttgcctcattcatccATAAAAAAAGATACACTATTAGAAAGAATCACcggaaaaggaaaaagtaattgcacgtctgttcattagtaataagagccttttaaaatattctgtccatGTGGCTGTTAACCaactaaataacaaataaatcaacacaAGACTTAACTGATTGACTGAGAGTATTGAATATGAGTACATTGTGTGTAATACTGTCATtaaaaaacatgtcagcatgtggttaattattgatgtgatcatgttgatgtaCAGTATAAAGAGCCGCCTGGAGGTTAATTACTGTTGGTACTTACAGTCTGAGTTTTGTGTGTGGAGATCAGTATATAATTACTGTGTGCGCAAGTCATGACGTGCCCACAAAAATTAGAGACCGTCGTTGATATAATTTTCTGCACAGCCCCAGaggatgtctgtgtttatttgcagacAGAGTGCAAAAGTTAGATCTGGAGAGTTGCTAGAGAtgctggccacttgtgatcaggTGATCAGACTACCCAGGTTGTATGCATGTTATGTAGTtatgtttttacacattcagattcagaaagacaaaacaaaaaccacaactGCAATTAAGAATAATTTCCAGAAAAGAAATGCACCATAGTGATGAGAGACTTATATTCTGTCCTGGTAGCtcttaaatgaacaaacaaatctAACTAAACAAGAATAAATTAACAAGTAAATGGCTAATCTAATATGGTAAATTAGCaatgtgttcatgtttatggATGCAAATTATTATGAGGAGACAAGTTACCGTATTTCttcaacaacatttttcttACACTGCAGCATGTGGAAGCTTTGATGTGTTGAATTGTAATTTTGTTTGTAAGATAACCAAGGTCAGGTTTTAggcaaattaataaataataatttaacaagCCCATTATATCCAAGTTTGATGACATCTCAATTTCAAACAGCACCATTTGTGTTTCATAAACGGTGCCAGGTGGAgactgttttcattctttatggTTTATCTTGTGAAATCAGAAGGGGAGTAAGAGAAAATGCAGGTTTTAGTCTGGAGAGTTTAAGAGGATAAGTTGAAAGACCTACACTTAAGTAAACTCAGTGGAAGAAAATGTCAGTTGTGCTAACAGCATTATTATCCCACATTTGACAGCTGAGTT includes the following:
- the ppm1f gene encoding protein phosphatase 1F — translated: MESAARCFLEKLVEEFPAALEEGGVLPVSPLSRKVSIEELHGESLELGLRLLSARGSPACLSALLCQEAVSQLLQKDLSPFQIPQEAEGNQEEEQTEVLLQSEAVQLLFLNQLIGVAHAWHQNLPKLPPSPSCITHCSVHAIKNTRRKMEDKHVALAEFNHLFGIQDGADRAYYAVFDGHGGVEAAAYAATHLHVALGKLEILQSDTATALKSAFIRTDDMFRRKAKRERLRSGSTGVVVLIQGQELAVAWLGDSQAILVRKGQVVTLMDPHKPEREDEKQRIEDLGGCLTFMGCWRVNGTYAVSRAIGDFDQKPYVSGDADCSTTPLWGDEDYVLLACDGFFDTVKHSEVPQLVLDALQHAGDSEGGGDASLEQAEGAVGSRVAQHLVSHAKAAGSSDNITVMLVFLRPLEQLLVQQSTTGTV
- the LOC125012566 gene encoding C-X-C motif chemokine 9-like; protein product: MNSAVTIFLTCLLVFWAQGQPAIRSSQCKCSKSFVGRMSQKLIRAEPVVHYPSIFCPRTEIIITTAENKEKCVNPLSPLGQLILKNKSKHEKKGAGSTTTASGHTTTSSSTRLYTTSKM